One window of the Colletotrichum destructivum chromosome 4, complete sequence genome contains the following:
- a CDS encoding Putative zn(2)Cys(6) fungal-type DNA-binding domain-containing protein codes for MKIRNINICQNCRVRKLACDGQIPACSQCYRTGRTCPGYQSSLIFRPPVVPRHHQPVPMQLRRSRVVGGRQRPRQQTYPPTSTEEAGPSQAGRRVSKTTVHMCLSWPLMDIISLVVQNLCPIEILNRTDLSSSRAGGSVPRICGAWVEALPELVLHTKAEQILSPSIKTLALAILSRGRESRTSTSDAVASHAHAFSSLRSGFLQENVSDSSNLLAATVMCLFLSEMILPTSKATAVVHAKGIGDVLKLQSPGFYTHGIGHQLFVGIRPVLVLHSFFSHELSFLAEDAWIHEPFSGLGAAPLQKLFSIVVALPSALSTIDKVKVTLTEQSYITACKALDQLTDTLNELLNLRETIQDESQREYWAPALPPNIQSGISFQSITAANFFTHLWAFHIICAGYIKTLLTLFPACLDRVHQSLKRQISRDLVTDLACRILRSIEFLADEKFKLFGSASAVLPLFAGLTVVRGEGKQSEELQYWYRHALQIYSKKGYHFVSTHVFDDVVAGQERRDGSLVDRSA; via the exons ATGAAAATCCGCAATATCAACATATGTCAGAACTGCCGGGTTCGAAAACTCGCC TGCGATGGCCAGATCCCCGCTTGCTCTCAATGTTACCGGACTGGCAGAACGTGTCCAGGATATCAGAGCAGTTTGATCTTTCGACCTCCGGTAGTACCGAGACACCACCAGCCTGTGCCCATGCAGCTCAGACGCTCGCGAGTAGTTGGCGGGAGGCAACGACCCAGGCAACAAACCTATCCGCCAACCTCGACAGAGGAAGCTGGACCCAGCCAGGCTGGCCGCCGAGTCTCCAAGACCACAGTCCATATGTGCCTGAGCTGGCCGCTGATGGATATCATATCCTTGGTGGTACAAAATCTATGCCCGATCGAAATTCTAAACCGGACAGACCTCAGCTCCAGTAGGGCTGGTGGGTCGGTGCCACGGATCTGTGGTGCTTGGGTCGAGGCTCTCCCTGAACTAGTCCTACATACCAAGGCGGAGCAGATACTCTCACCATCCATTAAAACCCTGGCGCTAGCGATTTTATCACGAGGTCGCGAGAGCAGGACGTCCACGTCAGATGCAGTGGCCTCTCACGCACATGCCTTTTCATCGCTTCGATCTGGGTTTCTTCAGGAAAATGTGTCTGATAGCTCGAACCTACTTGCAGCCACAGTCATGTGTCTGTTTCTTTCAGAA ATGATCCTGCCCACCTCGAAAGCAACCGCAGTTGTACACGCAAAAGGCATCGGAGATGTTTTAAAGCTGCAGAGCCCCGGCTTCTATACCCATGGGATAGGCCATCAGCTCTTCGTTGGAATCAGGCCGGTTCTT GTACTACACTCCTTCTTTTCTCACGAGCTCTCCTTTCTGGCAGAGGATGCCTGGATACACGAGCCTTTCAGTGGTCTAGGTGCTGCCCCTCTACAGAAACTTTTTAGCATTGTTGTCGCCCTTCCTTCTGCTCTAAGCACTATCGACAAGGTCAAAGTCACCCTGACCGAGCAGTCTTACATCACTGCCTGCAAGGCCCTTGACCAGCTGACCGATACGCTCAATGAACTGTTAAATCTTAGGGAAACAATACAGGACGAGAGTCAACGTGAATACTGGGCACCCGCCCTACCTCCCAACATTCAGAGTGGTATCAGCTTTCAGAGCATTACGGCTGCAAACTTTTTCACCCACCTGTGGGCGTTCCACATCATTTGCGCGGGGTACATCAAAACGCTGCTTACGCTCTTTCCAGCATGCTTGGACCGGGTACATCAGAGTCTTAAGCGTCAAATCTCAAGAGACCTCGTGACGGATCTGGCCTGCCGTATTCTACGCAGCATAGAGTTTCTCGCCGATGAAAAGTTCAAGTTGTTTGGTTCTGCCTCAGCTGTTTTGCCCCTCTTTGCCGGACTGACAGTTGTCAGAGGCGAAGGGAAACAGAGCGAGGAGCTACAGTATTGGTACCGCCATGCACTGCAGATATACTCCAAGAAGGGCTATCATTTCGTAAGTACGCATGTTtttgatgatgttgttgcaGGCCAGGAGCGCAGGGATGGGAGTCTTGTAGATAGAAGTGCTTGA
- a CDS encoding Putative amidase, giving the protein MTAPSPRKRLFLYPEPVRAPDLPPSPQRKPNPILYGWLLLAAAFLIERVGFIRRKAWEDAGFGCLRAIWDHIALTEPRYDPTVFPFQDDDDDDADVACGRVGHVQTTSPGSRQHHDEPPAAHPVPHEGKNSVALYRSLYLSGELTPLDVAQTILPLIRRDSSPPGEHSVAWFEVHVESVLAMAAASTQRYKEKRSLGPLDGIPTAVKDEFDMEGYKTTLGSPNDYTSLHVPQPKGNDGDSTKTSWCVSRVIDSGAVVLGKLSMHEFGMDTAGYNITYGTPRNPYNPSYYVGGSSSGSAYAVAAGLLPVTLGSDGGGSLRIPAAFTSVFGLKPTHGRLSFFPGQNHSSSAAVNGPMAGDMRSLIALYNAISRPHPRSAFSFPRVVAMPYPYRSSLEEAADDNDGATRPKVLGIPEAWFARASPAVQTLCRTLVDRLAQRKGYRVVPVEMPFTQEGQAAHAITLLTDAATLVRNNTTGLSAANRILVALGRATPASDYQLAQRLRHVLMRHLAWLWQRHPGMVLVTPASACAGWPIRSERELAYGVSDGDQTMRSMEYVWLANLCGVPSISVPAGFAAPGAAETEVADRDAPAKVPVGLMGTGEWCDEEALLRFGLDAEEVGADLQVQPPSWVDIVALAKAKKQDEAAKDC; this is encoded by the exons ATGACTGCGCCGAGTCCCCGAAAGCGCCTCTTCCTCTACCCGGAACCCGTCCGCGC CCCCGATCTCCCTCCCAGCCCGCAGAGAAAGCCGAATCCGATCCTTTATGGATGGTTACTCTTGGCAGCAGCTTTTCT TATCGAAAGGGTTGGCTTCATCCGCAGAAAGGCGTGGGAAGATGCCGGGTTCGGATGTCTACGCGCAATCTGGGACCACATCGCCTTGACTGAACCGCGCTATGATCCGACGGTGTTTCCTTTccaagacgatgacgatgacgatgccgacgtcgCGTGCGGCCGTGTCGGCCATGTGCAAACGACGAGCCCTGGGTCCCGGCAACATCATGATGAACCGCCAGCCGCGCACCCAGTCCCGCATGAAGGAAAGAACTCCGTCGCGCTCTATCGATCGTTGTATCTCTCGGGCGAGCTGACACCGCTCGATGTCGCTCAGACCATACTGCCTCTCATCCGGCGCGACAGCTCGCCGCCCGGCGAGCACTCGGTGGCGTGGTTCGAGGTCCACGTCGAGTCGGTGCTCGCAATGGCCGCGGCCTCCACGCAGAGATacaaggagaagaggtcCCTGGGCCCGCTGGACGGCATCCCGACGGCGGTCAAGGACGAGTTCGACATGGAAGGGTACAAGACGACCTTGGGTTCCCCAAACGACTACACGAGCCTCCACGTGCCCCAGCCCAAGGGCAACGACGGTGACAGCACCAAGACATCGTGGTGCGTGAGCCGAGTAATCGACTCGGGTGCCGTCGTTCTGGGCAAGCTTTCCATGCACGAGTTTGGCATGG ATACGGCCGGCTACAACATCACATACGGGACGCCGAGGAACCCGTACAACCCATCGTACTACGTAGGCGGAAGCTCGTCCGGCTCCGCctacgccgtcgccgccgggctcCTACCTGTCACGCTGGGCAGTGACGGGGGCGGAAGTCTCCGGATCCCGGCGGCCTTCACCTCCGTCTTCGGTCTCAAGCCGACGCATGGCCGactctccttcttccccggACAGAaccacagcagcagcgccgccgtcaacgggCCCATGGCCGGCGACATGCGCTCCCTCATTGCGCTGTACAACGCCATCAGCAGGCCGCACCCTCGATCGGCCTTTTCCTTCCCCCGCGTCGTCGCGATGCCGTACCCGTACCGGTCCAgcctcgaagaagccgccgacgacaacgatggTGCGACGCGCCCAAAGGTGCTCGGGATCCCCGAAGCGTGGTTCGCGCGCGCCAGCCCCGCCGTCCAGACGCTCTGCAGGACCCTGGTCGACCGGCTGGCGCAGCGCAAGGGCTACCGCGTCGTGCCGGTCGAGATGCCGTTCACGCAGGAGGGACAGGCGGCGCACGCCATCACGCTGCTGACGGACGCGGCCACCCTCGTGCGCAACAACACGACGGGACTGTCCGCCGCGAACCGCATCCTGGTGGCGCTCGGCCgcgcgacgccggcgtccgaCTACCAGCTCGCGCAGCGGCTGCGGCACGTGTTGATGCGGCACCTCGCGTGGCTCTGGCAGCGGCACCCGGGCATGGTGCTtgtgacgccggcgtcggcgtgtGCGGGCTGGCCCATCCGCAGCGAGCGCGAGCTCGCCTACGGCgtcagcgacggcgatcAGACGATGCGGTCGATGGAGTAcgtctggctggccaacCTCTGCGGCGTGCCCAgcatcagcgtccccgccGGCTTCGCGGCGCccggggcggcggagacTGAGGTCGCGGACCGGGACGCGCCGGCCAAGGTCCCCGTCGGTCTGATGGGCACAGGGGAGTGgtgcgacgaggaggccctgTTGCGGTTCGGgctggacgccgaggaggtggGCGCAGACCTGCAGGTCCAGCCGCCCAGCTGGGTCGATATCGTGGCGCTCGCAAAGGCAAAGAAGCAGGATGAAGCTGCCAAGGATTGTTGA
- a CDS encoding Putative metallo-beta-lactamase, ribonuclease Z/Hydroxyacylglutathione hydrolase yields the protein MISKISLYSAVASVLTQAVYGIPYSLKQSLRVESFINQGITGFNMVSSLIIGSETAVLIDMPMSIPSANVLASWIRNQTDKPLVAAFTTHHHVDHYLGASTLLSHFNETAFYASERVVDHIRVELPELVIHTPLTPIPDHTSRMRLAFGPENVSEVPASPTAYNNTFFTLSGHEDEPIHLINNLVFDTVDGTMFWIPSLRTLIAGDSVYHRTMHLWMADMDTKALSDAWLKTLDFITNLRPVKLITGHAGTLQFSAQEDIAHTRSYIEFFGKEISSKGKDFYTPKEIVDIMSAGFSAQLESEGGVASAMFLNNTAEKYGRGSTRLPDVLDMTKYNDTRTLQGWELKA from the exons ATGATCTCAAAGATATCGCTCTATTCTGCGGTTGCTTCCGTATTAACTCAAGCTGTCTATGGCATCCCTTACAGCTTGAAGCAGTCTCTGCGTGTCGAAAGTTTCATCAATCAGGGCATCACCGGTTTCAACATGGTCTCGTCGCTCATTATCGGCTCCGAGACAGCAGTCCTCATCGACATGCCTATGTCTATCCCTTCGGCAAACGTCCTGGCTTCGTGGATAAGAAACCAAACCGATAAGCCACTCGTGGCGGCTTTCACTACACATCATCATGTCGACCATTACCTTGGCGCATCAACGTTATTGTCTCATTTCAACGAGACGGCCTTCTACGCCAGCGAGAGGGTTGTAGATCATATCCGTGTCGAGCTCCCAGAGCTGGTAATTCATACCCCACTCACCCCTATTCCAGATCAT ACTTCCCGAATGAGACTCGCATTTGGTCCAGAAAATGTATCGGAAGTTCCCGCCTCACCAACTGCGTATAACAATACATTTTTTACCCTCAGCGGCCATGAGGATGAGCCCATTCACTTGATAAACAACCTAGTATTCGACACTGTCGACGGTACAATGTTCTGGATCCCATCTCTAAGGACTTTAATCGCTGGCGACTCAGTTTACCATCGCACAATGCATCTATGGATGGCCGACATGGATACCAAAGCCCTCTCAGATGCATGGCTCAAGACATTGGACTTTATTACCAACCTACGACCAGTCAAGTTGATCACAGGCCATGCGGGGACGCTACAATTTAGCGCGCAGGAGGACATCGCTCATACACGCAGCTACATCGAATTCTTTGGAAAAGAAATTAGCAGCAAAGGTAAAGACTTTTATACTCCGAAGGAGATTGTCGATATCATGAGCGCCGGATTTTCAGCTCAGCTCGAGTCCGAAGGCGGTGTTGCTTCCGCGATGTTTCTAAACAATACAGCAGAAAAGTACGGAAGGGGGTCAACGAGGCTGCCAGATGTCTTGGACATGACAAAGTATAATGATACTAGGACTTTGCAAGGCTGGGAACTTAAGGCCTAA
- a CDS encoding Putative NmrA-like domain, NAD(P)-binding domain superfamily, giving the protein MAQQLKNVVLAGSAGNAGSKILQSLVDSGQFNVTLLVRKTAVAPAPGVTVKTIDFGSMAALVEVFKGQDAVIDATMSPDATMPLRMIDAAVSAGVKRFIPSEFSLDPNNPLSRSVPVFGPKNQVLSRLKDLASTGRLTYTTISNGAFLDWNLRTGFIKINIKDKKVELMDGGDVVIPWTLLDHVGRATANVLLHAEQTKNRSVYISTVEKSQKEMFKLAQEALGSDGWTVSSLDMEMVYQESLRQMKAGNLTFEVFGNMILYCNSRLDYSGKWEKDDNALLGIQPWSDEEVRQLIRSIASE; this is encoded by the exons ATGGCGCAACAGTTGAAGAACGTCGTTCTTGCTGGT TCAGCCGGCAACGCCGGATCCAAGATCCTGCAATCCTTGGTCGACTCTGGACAGTTCAATGTCACCTTGTTGGTGCGCAAGACGGCAGTCGCCCCTGCCCCTGGAGTGACCGTCAAAACTATTGATTTTGGGTCGATGGCCGCCCTAGTCGAAGTGTTCAAGGGCCAAGACGCCGTCATCGATGCCACGATGAGCCCAGATGCAACGATGCCCCTGCGCATGATCGATGCCGCTGTCAGTGCTGGCGTGAAAAGGTTCATTCCTTCTGAATTTTCTTTGGACCCGAACAATCCGTTATCGCGGTCTGTCCCGGTTTTTGGTCCTAAAAATCAAGTGTTGTCTCGGCTCAAGGATCTCGCGTCGACGGGACGGTTGACCTACACCACGATTTCCAATGGGGCTTTTCTCGACTGGAACCTGCGAACGGGTTTCATCAAGATAaacatcaaggacaagaaggtGGAACTTATGGATGGGGGTGACGTGGTTATCCCCTGGACGCTGTTGGACCACGTTGGAAGAGCGACAGCAAATGTTCTCCTCCATGCGGAACAGACGAAGAACCGTTCGGTGTATATCTCCACTGTCGAAAAGAGCCAGAAAGAAATGTTTAAGCTGGCACAGGAGGCGCTTGGGAGCGATGGCTGGACTGTTTCATCCTTGGATATGGAAATGGTTTACCAGGAATCTCTTAGGCAGATGAAGGCTGGCAATCTCACATTTGAGGTCTTTGGGAACATGATTCTCTATTGCAATTCTAGGCTGGATTATTCTGGAAAGTGGGAGAAGGATGACAACGCTCTGCTTGGAATTCAGCCCTGGAGCGACGAGGAAGTCCGACAGCTTATTCGGTCAATCGCATCCGAGTAG
- a CDS encoding Putative short-chain dehydrogenase/reductase SDR, NAD(P)-binding domain superfamily has translation MDNLRGKVVFVAGGSTGLGKAIAMSVAARGADVTIFARRQAVLDKAQTDIVEAAAHPDQQVRAVSLDLSDASQASLPDTSRLFHVSVVSNPVWQCEHVFGVQPRLPDVLYCVAGGCVSELGFFIDLPAAALESCMRKNYLTSAYPAHALLRLWTRDDRRQGQPSSARPKLRQLVFISSAAAFANVPGYAAYTPAKCAQRALADTLRQEAVAYSNAASSYTVHCAFPATVLTDTFFEEQRGKPALTKRIESTDATADKLRAKYPSARDVGEAIVCASVDCRGAGAGASDFCICTDFDTSVLWSGMVGPSTKRGWGLVDSFLALVSGLVVWPLLRRSWNRMCAEAGASGEAGKT, from the exons ATGGACAACTTAAGAGGCAAG GTGGTattcgtcgccggcggctcgACCGGACTAGGCAAAGCCATCGCCATGAGCGTGGCCGCCAGGG GGGCCGACGTCACCATCTTTGCTCGGAGACAGGCGGTGCTCGATAAGGCGCAAAccgacatcgtcgaggcggccgcccatCCGGACCAACAAGTGCGCGCGGTGTCGCTGGACCTGTCCGATGCCTCGCAGGCGAGTCTTCCAGACACATCCCGTCTCTTCCATGTGTCTGTTGTTTCTAACCCTGTTTGGCAGTGTGAGCACGTCTTTGGGGTCCAGCCGCGGCTCCCCGATGTCTTGTActgcgtcgccggcggctgcgTCTCCGAGCTGGGCTTCTTCATCgacctccccgccgccgccctcgagagCTGCATGCGGAAGAACTACCTCACCAGCGCCTATCCCGCCCACGCGCTGCTCCGGCTCTGGACGCGCGACGACCGTCGTCAGGGCCagccctcgtcggcgcggccaAAGCTGCGGCAGCTGGTCTTCATCAGCAGCGCCGCTGCCTTTGCCAACGTCCCCGGCTACGCGGCCTACACAC CCGCAAAATGCGCTCAGCGCGCGCTGGCCGACACGTTGCGCCAAGAGGCCGTGGCTTACTCGAACGCAGCGTCCAGTTACACGGTACACTGTGCCTTCCCGGCCACGGTGCTCACCGACACGTTCTTCGAGGAGCAGAGGGGCAAACCGGCGCTCACGAAGCGGATCGAGTCAACGGACGCCACGGCGGACAAGCTGCGGGCCAAGTACCCGTCGGCGCGGGACGTAGGCGAGGCCATCGTGTGCGCCTCCGTTGACTGCcggggcgccggcgccggcgccagcgaCTTTTGCATCTGCACCGACTTCGATACCTCGGTCCTGTGGAGCGGCATGGTCGGGCCGAGCACCAAGAGGGGCTGGGGCCTGGTCGACTCCTTCTTGGCCCTGGTCTCGGGCCTCGTCGTGTGGCCCCTCCTACGACGGTCCTGGAACCGTATGTGTGCGGAGGCCGGCGCGTCTGGCGAGGCGGGAAAGACCTAA
- a CDS encoding Putative chromo/chromo shadow domain, Chromo-like domain superfamily protein has protein sequence MPRDKHSSKSVEKEDLRYDAIKKIVSHSLDPDTALVTLTVLVKGTREDISEWDVQEHRPSLLFDYWASFKGRTRQDVLGIGELYHPYRFLRHRRVRGQWQVLVQWLGYSEEGEDVSWEPAVKMRVDAPDVMTDYCGYVDDDSAKAALLGPMPQAEDNVHAALAKAGVKSAAENPMSATKQTTKRKRDSLNDQPQSVADKRRRSSRYDSTPATKSPVPKPSVSKKAQLQASVDSPIPSQMTPKSNFASTRQSNLAVGAISFGATSSAHAQPPSRRKSLRASSVATPSTTASRRLSPADVPRTMLWFMDDFTVGDMQKVCRFIDENCTGKLRLPLYSGGDWDGKAASGRWEDVFMVSPLGRLGRYDNEDEKEE, from the exons CTACGATGCCATCAAGAAAATTGTCTCGCACTCCCTCGATCCCGACACGGCTCTTGTGACCCtcaccgtcctcgtcaagggcacTCGCGAGGACATATCCGAGTGGGACGTCCAGGAACATAGACCCAGTCTTCTTTTCGACTACTGGGCGAGCTTCAAAGGCAGAACACGGCAGGATGTTCTCGGTATCGGAGAGCTTTACCATCCCTACAGATTCTTGCGACACCGTCGTGTCCGCGGCCAATGGCAGGTGCTCGTCCAGTGGTTAGGATACtcggaagaaggggaggatgtctcctgggagcccgccGTGAAGATGCGTGTTGATGCTCCTGATGTGATGACCGACTACTGCGGATACGTGGATGACGACAGTGCAAAGGCCGCCCTCTTGGGACCCATGCCGCAAGCAGAGGATAATGTCCACGCTGCactcgccaaggccggcgtcaAATCTGCCGCTGAGAATCCCATGTCTGCCACAAAGCAAACCACGAAGCGCAAGCGAGACAGCTTGAACGATCAGCCGCAATCAGTCGCCGACAAGCGCAGACGAT CCTCCCGCTATGACTCGACACCTGCCACCAAGTCGCCTGTACCCAAGCCGTCCGTTTCCAAGAAAGCACAATTACAAGCCTCTGTCGACAGTCCCATACCATCCCAAATGACGCCTAAATCCAACTTTGCCTCAACTAGGCAATCCAATCTTGCCGTGGGCGCTATATCCTTTGGAGCCACCTCGTCTGCTCATGCACAGCCCCCGTCGAGACGGAAAAGCTTGCGAGCATCCTCTGTGGCAACCCCGAGTACTACGGCCTCTCGGCGTCTTAGTCCCGCAGATGTTCCCCGGACAATGCTGTGGTTCATGGACGATTtcaccgtcggcgacatGCAGAAGGTCTGCCGCTTTATCGACGAGAACTGTACGGGAAAACTTCGCCTCCCTCTTTACAGCGGTGGTGATTGGGATGGCAAGGCAGCTAGCGGCAGATGGGAAGATGTCTTTATGGTGAGCCCGTTAGGTCGCCTAGGCCGCTACGACAatgaggacgagaaggaagagTGA